AAATCTCACACCCTCCTGCCCCCTACCCTCCCAGCTCCAGCTCAGGCTGGCTTTCAACCTGCATAATTTGCCCCATTtagaggggctgggagggggtgaGAACGGGGAAGGGGGGGTTGGAAGCAGAGGCCTGATGAGAGGTTCTGCAAAAACCCGGAGGAAtccagagagagagtgagagagagagagacagaggctggGTCAGGCGCAGAGCAGGCTGCAAACCACAGATAACATCCTGCCCAGCACGGCAGGGGTCAATTTGGTCCACTTGCCCAgtgacaagaaaagaaaaaaaaaaaaaagtgggctgTAACTTCAGGATCCTAAGACTCACAAGTGAGGGGCTGgtctggaggtgggaggagggaggaacagccaaggaggagacagaggctcagGAGGGCGCGAGGAAGTGTCTGAGAAGAGGCTGGGGCCGCTGGAGGGACGCCTGCAGGAGCCAGGCCTCCTCCTCCTGGGTCCTGGGAGCCGCTGCCGCCGTTGGACacctccagccctgcctgcttGCCTCCCCGAGGCTGCCAGCCAGAGCTCAGGGTGCTTGGCTGAGCCCCATACCCCAGGGGGGACCCCCAGCTGACCTCTGCGTGCCCCAGCATGGAAGAAGGTGGCGAGTACGACGGATACTATGGGGCGGACAACCAGTCTGAGTGTGAGTATGAGGACTGGCAGTCCTCCGGCGCCCTCATCCCCGCCATCTACATGGTGGTCTTTGTCCTGGGCACGGCGGGCAACGGGCTGGTGCTCTGGACCATCTTCCGTAGCGGCCGTGACCGGCGGCGGGCGGCCGACGTCTTCATCGCCAGCCTGGCGGTGGCTGACCTCACCTTCGTGGTGACCCTGCCGCTCTGGGCCACCTACACCTATCGGGACTACGACTGGCCCTTCGGGGCCTTCGCCTGCAAGCTCAGCAGCTATCTCATCTTCGTCAACATGTACGCCAGCGTCTTCTGCCTCACCGGCCTCAGCCTGGACCGCTACCTGGCCATCGTGAGGCCGGTGGCCAACGCCCGGCTGCGGCCGCGGGTCGGCGGCGCCGTGGCCACGGCCGGCCTGTGGGCGCTGGCCGGCCTGCTCGCCCTGCCCGTGCTGGTCTTCCGCGCCACCAGCACCGTGCTGCAGGCGGAGAATACCACCAGGGTGCAGTGCTACATGGACTACTCGCTGGTGGCCGGCCCCGACGCTGAGTGGGCCTGGGAGGTGGGCCTGGGCGTCTCGTCCACCGCGCTGGGCTTCGCGGGGCCCTTCGCGGTCATGCTGACCTGCTACTTCTGCATCGGCCGCACGGTGGCCGGCCACTTCGGCAAGGAGCGCGCGCGGGGCCTGCGCAAGCGCCGGCGGCTGCTGGCCATCATCGCCGTGCTGGTGCTGACCTTCGCGCTCTGCTGGCTGCCCTACCACCTGGTCAAGACCCTCTACGTGCTGGGCAGCCTGATGCGCTGGCCCTGCGCCTTCGACCTCTTCCTCATGAACGTCTTCCCCTACTGCACGTGCATCAGCTACGTCAACAGCTGCCTCAACCCCTTCCTCTACGCCTTCTTCGACCCCCGCTTCCGCCAGGCCTGCGCCTCGGTGCTCTGTTGGGGCCGCCGGGGCtgcggaggagcctggcgcgcgagcggcggcggcggcggcggccggggcggcggcggcggggacaAGTcagccagctcctcctcctcggCGTCGTCGGGGCAGAGCCAGGGCCCCGGGCCCGGCGGCGCGGGGAAGGGCGGGGAGCCGACGCCGGAGAAGTCCATCCCCTACAGCCAGGAGACCCTCCTGGTGGACTAGGGCCGGGGTCGCCCGCCCGGGGCCCCTTGCTCTCTAAAGGGCGGGGAGCTGGCGAGGGGGCGGGGGCCCCCTTCTCTGGTGCACTTGactcctctccctgctccccgcATCGGTCTTGTCCTCCTTCCCCCCTGGGAAGTGCTTCTTCAGAGGTTTGTGGGTCTGGAGGGTAAGAGAGGGAAGCCCGCAGCCCCCGAACTCCGCTGCTCAGTCTCTGTGAGACTGACCTTGCATGTCTCTGAAATGCTCCCAGCCTCAGTGTCTCTCCGTGCGGATAAGACggaggaactgaactgatgtgcgtCCAGGCTCCATCAACGTTCATTTCCCCCCAGCCCTTTTCCTGGATCTCCAGCTCCCCTTACCGGTTCCTTTTAGTTTTTacccctttttcctccttctgtTCCCCTCCTTGCCCCCACCAAGTGCAATTTCTCCTCTGAATCCTTACCTCTTGGCTCCCACATCCTCCCCCATGGCTCATCCTCCTActccctcagtctctctctctttttacttcCTTGTTCTGAAGGGCCCCTAAGGGTTAAGGCGTCTGAAGCTCGCAGACACTGCCCGGTTCAAGCTCTTTGTCCCTGAGGccccggggaggggagggaatggaCCTAGCTGAGATGGGCTGGGTGTCAGCAAAGTTGCAGCTCCTGGCTCTGCAGCTGTGAGCTCCAGAGCTTCACTCCAACTTGGATCGGTTCGCAGGCGTTTCAGGCCCTGCAGGTCGAGCGATGCGTGAAGGGGGGGTCCCTTCTTGCAGCCCACCAGCTAGACACGCTTTCTACACATGTCCTTAGCCCCTTTCCTCCATCCTCTCTTTTCTGCAGGAACTGGAAGGCAGTGGGGTTGGTGTAGCAACAGCCTCCTTGGTTTCATGATATGAGCGGGGAGTTgggaaaggaaaagtagaaagagggGGCGTCTGCGTTTGGTCTAAGGGCTGCTCGGGCCCCCTCCCCAAATCCTCATCTCTCCAACTTCCTCCAGACCTGCAAGCGGCCGACCTTTCCCTGTCTCTCCATCTGACATCCCCAGGACATTCTTCTTGGGCGCTGGCCTGAGTGGGTGCCAAGGATCCCTTTGATGGGGGGCGGGGGCCAcctgctttgtgtgtgtgcatgtgtgtagacAAGGATGGGTGAAACCTGAAGCCTGGGCGCCTGGGTCACTTGGATGAACACCCCCTGCTCTGCACATCTCTGCTCTTCACACAATATCCTTGAGGGAAGAAGGGACATAGGAGG
This genomic window from Bubalus bubalis isolate 160015118507 breed Murrah chromosome 16, NDDB_SH_1, whole genome shotgun sequence contains:
- the APLNR gene encoding apelin receptor, whose product is MEEGGEYDGYYGADNQSECEYEDWQSSGALIPAIYMVVFVLGTAGNGLVLWTIFRSGRDRRRAADVFIASLAVADLTFVVTLPLWATYTYRDYDWPFGAFACKLSSYLIFVNMYASVFCLTGLSLDRYLAIVRPVANARLRPRVGGAVATAGLWALAGLLALPVLVFRATSTVLQAENTTRVQCYMDYSLVAGPDAEWAWEVGLGVSSTALGFAGPFAVMLTCYFCIGRTVAGHFGKERARGLRKRRRLLAIIAVLVLTFALCWLPYHLVKTLYVLGSLMRWPCAFDLFLMNVFPYCTCISYVNSCLNPFLYAFFDPRFRQACASVLCWGRRGCGGAWRASGGGGGGRGGGGGDKSASSSSSASSGQSQGPGPGGAGKGGEPTPEKSIPYSQETLLVD